In Desulfosudis oleivorans Hxd3, the DNA window TTTCACCCTTTGCGAATCGCGCCTTCAAAATAGCCTCAGAGTCGACACGATCCTGTGCCAGCCCACGCGGGCCAAGGGTCTGGGACCTGAAGATCCGGATAGCAAAAAACACGATCAATAAAATTCCCAGGCCCCATAACAATAGGGAAAATAAACTTCCCGGGAATAAACCGCCCCACCAGCCCCCTGACATAGGTCCATAACCACAGCCCCACATGATCAAGCCTCCCTTCCCTGATATTCAGGATGAGACGGCCGGTTTCGATCCGGCCGTCTCATCTCCTCATCATGGTTGACTACCAGCATCCGTGTCTGCCCATCCGGCCGTGGCCGCAATACCCATTGTTTGACATCGGCAGGTTGTAGGATCGCGCCTG includes these proteins:
- a CDS encoding SHOCT domain-containing protein, producing MWGCGYGPMSGGWWGGLFPGSLFSLLLWGLGILLIVFFAIRIFRSQTLGPRGLAQDRVDSEAILKARFAKGEISEEEFVKMREILSRF